A segment of the Acidobacteriota bacterium genome:
AGACGCAAAGACGCGCAGAGCCCGAAGGATGTTTCGGAATGTCTTGGCGAGGCTTGGCGGCTTGGCGCCCTGGCGTGAGGCCGGGAAAGGAGTCTCCCGCGTTCTGGGGGAAGGCTTCAGCCGGTGAAGGAGACCAGGACCTGGCGGCGGCGGGGGCCATCGTACTCGCAGAAGTAGATGGCCTGCCAGGTGCCCAGCAGGAGGCGCCCGCCCTCCAGCGGGACGGCGACGCTGGAGCCCGTGAGGGTTGCCTTGACGTGGGCGTCCGAGTTGCCCTCCGCGTGCCGGTAGTCCCCCCGGAGCGGAACAAGACGGGAAAGGGTTTCCAGGATGTCCCGCCGGACGGAGGGGTCGGCCCCCTCGTTGAGGGTGAGGCCGGCGGTGGTGTGGGGGTTGAAGACCGTCACCACGCCGTCGCGCCAGCCGGCCCGCCCCACGGCCGACACGACCGACGCCGTGATGTCCACGAACTCGTTCCGTTGCCGGCTATTCACTTCCAGGTGAACGACGCTCACGCTGCACGCCTCCGGAAAACGCCGACCGCGGCCCCGGAGGCCGCGGTCGGCGGGTGAATCGGGCGAACGCCCCGCGGCCCGGCGGGCCGCGGCACGCTTACGGCTTGGTGATGGTCAGGTACAGGATGGTCTTCTGGGTCCGGGAGCTGAACCGGAACACCTTCAGGACCATCTCCTCGCCCGGGCGCAGCGCCCGGACCCGGTCCACGAAGTCCCGCACCGACGAGACCTTCGCCCCGTTGATGGCCACGATGAGGTCCTGGGGCCTCAGGTAGGCCTCCTCGGCGAGAGAGCCGGGCTTGACCTCGGTCACCATGACGCCCTCGTCGGAGGGGATGGAGAGGGCCTGGGCCATCCGGAGGGGGACCTCGTCCACGGAGAGGCCGATCTCCGGCTTGGTTTCCTTCTCCTCCTCGTCGAGGTTGGTCGGCTTTCCGGCCTCTTCCTGCCGCGGCTTCGGGCGCTCCGCCAGCTTCACCTTCACGGGGACCTCTTTCCCGTCGCGCATCAGGGTCACGGGGACCTCGGTGCCCGGGGCGGTGGTGGCCACCATCTCCCGGAGTTCGTCCGGGCCGGCCACCGGCTTGCCGTTGAAGGCCACGATGACGTCGTCCGGCTGGATGCCGGCGGTCTTGGCGGGGGAATCGCCCTCCTGCAGCTCCGTCACGATGACGCCCTTGGCCTCCTTCAGCTTGAAGTGTTTGGCCAGGCCGTCGCTCATGGGCAGGGGGTTCATGATGATGCCGAGCTGGCCCCGGGTCATCTTCCCGTACTCGGTGAGCTGGTTGTAGACGCTGATCACCACGTCGGCGGGGATGGCGAAGCCGATCCCGATGTTGCCGCCGTTGGGGGACTCGATGAAGGTGTTGATCCCCACCACCTGGCCCCGCATGTTCACCAGGGGGCCGCCGCTGTTGCCGGGGTTGATGGCGGCGTCGGTCTGGATGTAGCTGCTGAAGAGGGACTGGGAGTTGACCCGCCGCCCCTTGGCGCTGACGATGCCGGCGGTGATGGTCTCCTCGAGGCCGAAGGGGTTGCCCACGGCCAGGACCCAGTCGCCCACCTTCACGGTCTCGGGGTCGGCGAGGGCGGCGAACTTGAAGGGTTTGGGCCCTTTGATCTTGATCACGGCGAGGTCGGTCTCGGGGTCCGACCCCACCACCCGGGCGTCGTACTCCTTGCTGTCGCCGTCCTGGTGGACCTTCACCACGATGTTGTCGGCGTTGCCCACCACGTGGTTGTTGGTGACGATGTAGCCCTCGCTGTCCACAATGACGCCGGAACCGCCCGAGCGCTGGACGAAATCACGCGGCTGCCCCTGGCCCGGGAAACCGAAATCGTCGCCGAAGAAGCGGCGGAACATCTCGTCGTTGCCGAAGGGGCTGAACTCCATGCCGCGGACGCGGACCGTCTGCTTGGTCCGGATGCTGACCACGGCGGGCTTCACCGTCTCCGCCACCTGGGAAAAGCCGTTCTGGACTGTGATGTCCTGCCCCAGCATCAGGGGGGAGCCCTTGCCCTGGAGTTTGAGGGTGGACGGCTTGAGGGTATCGGCCGACACTCGCATCGTCACCGCGGCGCCGATGGTGATCCCCACCATGAGCGTCAGGCAGAAGAGCGCCGTCTGGATCGCCTTTCGTCGGTTGAATCTGTGGGTGTGAACACTGAGCATGTCCGCCTCCGGGATGATGTTTGTCGCGTCGCCGGCCAACGAACGTGTCGGCCGGCGACGCGAGATAATACGATAATCGGGGGGCCGGGTTCAACTCTGCCGCAATCCCTGTCTTCCCCGAGCCTCTCGGCGGATTACCTCGACCTGCACCCTTCGACATCACAAGTCATTTGATTTCTTTATATTCGGAATTCGCGTCAATTGGCGTCATTCGCGGGAAATATCCGATGGGCGATTTATTGCGGGATCATCAGTCTTGACGGTCCCGCAAAATGTACCATCGCCCTCCGGGCGATGGCTCAAACAAAGGTCTTACATCCACTTTTCCGTTCGATTTCCGACTTTTTACGAGGCCGTCAGTCTTGAACTGGATCGGTCAAGGGTCTATATGGAGTCCCTGGAGAACGCCCACCTGGCGGACGTTGCGGCGCTTCACCGCGAAATGGCTTTCATCATCAACCGCGTTCCCCGCTACGACCTGAGGGGGCACCGCCTGCTCGAGACCAGCGAAAAGTACTACTTGTCCGATCTGGGCCTGCGACACGCGGTGCTCGGCTACCGGGAGAAGGACATCGGGGCCTTCCTCGAAAACATCGTTTACATCGAACTCCGGCAGAGGGGATATACCGTCACCGTCGGCCGATACAACGATTACGCGGTGGACTTCGTGGCCGAAAAGCAGGGGGGGCGGCTCTATGTCCAGGTGGCGTACCTGCTCTTTGACGAGTCCGTCCGGGCGAGGGAACTCCGCCCCTTCTACCGGATCGACGACAATCACCCCAAGCTGATCCTGACGATGGATTCCGGGCCCGACAGCGACATCGCCGGGATCGCCCGGCGTTTCCTGCCCGACTGGCTCCTGGGCTGGAGGCGGCGGCGCTGTGGCCTGTCTTCACCGCATCATGACTCGGATTATGCAATTCGGATTTTTGATTTGCGTTTTTCATATCGTGAACCTGGCCTCCCTGTCCAGCGACGTGGGGGTTTCGGCGACGACCCTCCGCAACTGGATCTCGGTCCTGAAGGCGTCGTACGTGGTGTTCGAGTTGCCCCCCTTCTTCGAGAACATCCGCCGCCGGATGGTCAAGTCCCCGAAGATCTACTTCACGGACGTCGGCCTGGCGGCCTTCCTGCTGGGGATTCGCACGGCGGAGCAGGCGTCCCGGGACCCCCTGTGCGGCAACCTGTACGAGAACCTGGTGGTGGCCGACATCGTGAAGGGCGCCCTGAACCGGGGGATTCGGCCGGAACTGTACTTCTTCCGCGACTCCAACGGCGCCGAGGTCGACCTGCTCATCCGGGAGAGCGGAGCGCTGACGCCTGTCGAGATCAAGTCCGCCGCCACCTTCACCCCCGATTTCGTCCGGGTTCTGGAACGTTTCCCTTCGTTCGGCGTCCGGGGGGTCAACCCCGGGGTGGTCCTCTACAACGGCGAGCGAAGGTTCGAGGTCCGGGGAATCCGCGCCTTCAACCCGCTTGAAGCCGACGACCTCTGGGCGGAGCTGACCACCCCCCCGGGAGACGCCAGGATCGGTAAGGACGCGTAAATGAATTAATCAACAAAATCGCGGCGAGGTGCAATCGTGTAATTCCAGTCTTTGCCGTGAAACTCAGCCGCCTGGACGTTTAGCTTCTCAAAGTCCACATCTGAAACCTTCACTCCCGGCGGATACGTCCCCTTGTTCAATTCCGCCTGTATTCGAAGTCCTTTGCGGGTCTTTGTCCCGGCGATCAAATTGACGATAACCTCGTGACTTTGCAACGGCCGGCCTCGCCAATTCTCCGTGATATGACAGAACATCCGATGCTCGATCTTGTTCCATTTGCTCGTGCCCGGCGGCAGGTGGCATACGGCAATGACCAACCCCGTCTCGTCTGCCAATCTCTGAAGCTCCACCTTCCACAGACGGGAGCGACTGCCGTTGCTTCCTCCCCCATCTGCCGTGATCAACAGCTCCCTCGCCTCTTTGTAAACCAGGACACCCATCCGCTCCCACCACTGGCGGATCGTGTTCACCGCAAACTGCGCCGTATCATGATCGATTCCAACACTCACCCAGCCGGTGTTTGACGACACGTCGTAAACCCCATAGGGAATCGCCTTGCCCAGTTCCAAATCCATGAAATCATGCACCCGAACCTTTTCTGGACACCCCTTGGGTTGGTATTCCCGCCCCTTGTTCGCGAATTCCCCCACCAACTCTTTCTTCTTGGTGTCGACCGAAATAACGGGCTGGCCACGCTCTTGAAAACGCTTGACCTGCTCATTGATATGCGCAAACTGCCGGTCCCGGTCCGGATGCTCGCATCCCTCCTTCGTCTTTCGCGTCCCCTGCAGGCGATACCCCATGCTCTCGAGCATTTGTGCCACTTTGGTATGACTGACAGGATGTTTCTGCCTCGTCAGTTCAGCCGCCAGAGTCCTCGTGCTCTTGCTGGTCCATCTCAAGGGAGACATCGGATCTCCCCGGGCTTCCGGCTCCACCAGCCGGTCCAGCGCTTCAGCGATTTCTCCATCTCGCTCCGTGATCGGCTTCCGTCCAGCTCCCGGTGAACGAACTCGCCGTTTTTCGCTCGGGGTCGGGCTTGTTCTGCCCTTGCGAATCTCGGCCTGCCCCGCTCGAATCGTGCTTACGGCCATCCCCGTTGCCCGCGACAAAAGGGTGATGCCTCCATGGCCCAAACTCATCGCTTCGGTAGCCGCCCAGATCCGTCGACCCCGCTCGTCCATTTCCTGTTTCGCCGATCAACTTGGATCGTCCCGCCCATTCTCTGATCAGTTGTCGAATCAGGCAAGTTCGTGTTTCGTTTGTAAAAGAGGACGCCCGGCAAGCGGAATCTGATTAAAACATGAGGTTGCCCCTTTCTCCCTCAATCGGGGTGGACGGGACTGGTGTTTCTGTTTCCTCGCTTTCAGGCTTACCAATCAAAGGTGCCGTTCCCCCCGATCCTACCAGAGGAGCCTCGTCCTCCGCAGATTGCCCCGCGTAGCGGTCCAGGAAGTGGGGGGCGACGGGGTCGTAGAAGGTCCGGGGGATGACGCCTTCGGAGATCCCATGGCCGGAGACCTTGA
Coding sequences within it:
- a CDS encoding ISAzo13 family transposase is translated as MDERGRRIWAATEAMSLGHGGITLLSRATGMAVSTIRAGQAEIRKGRTSPTPSEKRRVRSPGAGRKPITERDGEIAEALDRLVEPEARGDPMSPLRWTSKSTRTLAAELTRQKHPVSHTKVAQMLESMGYRLQGTRKTKEGCEHPDRDRQFAHINEQVKRFQERGQPVISVDTKKKELVGEFANKGREYQPKGCPEKVRVHDFMDLELGKAIPYGVYDVSSNTGWVSVGIDHDTAQFAVNTIRQWWERMGVLVYKEARELLITADGGGSNGSRSRLWKVELQRLADETGLVIAVCHLPPGTSKWNKIEHRMFCHITENWRGRPLQSHEVIVNLIAGTKTRKGLRIQAELNKGTYPPGVKVSDVDFEKLNVQAAEFHGKDWNYTIAPRRDFVD
- a CDS encoding DUF4143 domain-containing protein; this translates as MTRIMQFGFLICVFHIVNLASLSSDVGVSATTLRNWISVLKASYVVFELPPFFENIRRRMVKSPKIYFTDVGLAAFLLGIRTAEQASRDPLCGNLYENLVVADIVKGALNRGIRPELYFFRDSNGAEVDLLIRESGALTPVEIKSAATFTPDFVRVLERFPSFGVRGVNPGVVLYNGERRFEVRGIRAFNPLEADDLWAELTTPPGDARIGKDA
- a CDS encoding secondary thiamine-phosphate synthase enzyme YjbQ, which produces MSVVHLEVNSRQRNEFVDITASVVSAVGRAGWRDGVVTVFNPHTTAGLTLNEGADPSVRRDILETLSRLVPLRGDYRHAEGNSDAHVKATLTGSSVAVPLEGGRLLLGTWQAIYFCEYDGPRRRQVLVSFTG
- a CDS encoding trypsin-like peptidase domain-containing protein; the encoded protein is MLSVHTHRFNRRKAIQTALFCLTLMVGITIGAAVTMRVSADTLKPSTLKLQGKGSPLMLGQDITVQNGFSQVAETVKPAVVSIRTKQTVRVRGMEFSPFGNDEMFRRFFGDDFGFPGQGQPRDFVQRSGGSGVIVDSEGYIVTNNHVVGNADNIVVKVHQDGDSKEYDARVVGSDPETDLAVIKIKGPKPFKFAALADPETVKVGDWVLAVGNPFGLEETITAGIVSAKGRRVNSQSLFSSYIQTDAAINPGNSGGPLVNMRGQVVGINTFIESPNGGNIGIGFAIPADVVISVYNQLTEYGKMTRGQLGIIMNPLPMSDGLAKHFKLKEAKGVIVTELQEGDSPAKTAGIQPDDVIVAFNGKPVAGPDELREMVATTAPGTEVPVTLMRDGKEVPVKVKLAERPKPRQEEAGKPTNLDEEEKETKPEIGLSVDEVPLRMAQALSIPSDEGVMVTEVKPGSLAEEAYLRPQDLIVAINGAKVSSVRDFVDRVRALRPGEEMVLKVFRFSSRTQKTILYLTITKP